In Streptobacillus ratti, the DNA window GCTTTTATTATGCAATCACTGCCAGATTTAAATTGGGTAGGTTTCTATATAGTACATGAAAATGTATTAAAGGTTGGACCTTTTCAAGGTAAACCAGCATGTTCAGATATACCTAAAGGTAAAGGAGTATGTGGATATGCTTGGGAAAATGAAAAAACTGTTGTAGTAGAAGATGTTCATAAATTTCAAGGTCATATTGCCTGCGATATAGCATCTAATTCAGAGATAGTTATACCAATATTTGATAAAAATGGGACTATGGTAGCAGAACTTGATATAGATTCACCTAAATTTAATAGATTTTCTAAAGAAGATGTAGAATTTTTGGAAAAATGTGTAAAATTAATATAAAGTAATGGTTTTAAAAAGAAAAAATGGGAATTTCTGAAATTTAT includes these proteins:
- a CDS encoding GAF domain-containing protein: MNYSSLYKELEAIISDEEFQISRMANMSAFIMQSLPDLNWVGFYIVHENVLKVGPFQGKPACSDIPKGKGVCGYAWENEKTVVVEDVHKFQGHIACDIASNSEIVIPIFDKNGTMVAELDIDSPKFNRFSKEDVEFLEKCVKLI